The following are encoded together in the Salinibacterium sp. UTAS2018 genome:
- the ligA gene encoding NAD-dependent DNA ligase LigA, with protein MNPGSSHSSDEHVPEIADPELSEARDEAQALTSRILELRDAYYVRDETLVDDAEYDGLIQRLEALEKAHPELQGQDSPTQRVGGRVATLFDPVEHAERMLSLDNVFSLEEFGEWAAKVQRDSARHIDFLCELKIDGLAINLRYIDGALVSAATRGDGRVGEDVTENILRVEGIPQRLAGSGHPPIVEVRGEVFIPLQLFRELNAEQARIGEKVFANPRNAAAGSLRQKSEGKNDEKLAAMRRRLSSLRMLVHGIGAWNGERAGSEPIRTQSEVYGLLAEWGLPTSPYFKVVPTATEVEEFIRYYGEHRDSVVHEIDGIVIKVDELALHEELGATSRAPRWAIAYKYPPEQVNTKLLDIVVGVGRTGRATPYAVMEPALVAGSVVRQATLHNQDVVKRKGVLIGDTVVLRKAGDVIPEVLGPVEELRDGTEYAFVMPTNCPECGTPLRAMKEGDIDLRCPNARSCPAQVRGRIEHAGSRGGLDIEVLGEVIARALAQPREPAVPPLINEAGLFDLTVEDIFPIVVAVRDSETGEVLTNDDGTERLVMPFRRARKSTGKDADPEYDANAVEFAGTPDWVPSSNAVKLIANLNEAKSKPLWRLLVSLSIRHVGPVAARALAEYFGSLAAIREATREELAAVDGVGQIIADSVADWFDVDWHQEIVQRWADAGVRWATPGHPGPGAAQSNDGILAGLTIVATGSLEGFTREGAQEAIIAAGAKAASSVSKKTDFVAAGPGAGSKLTKAEQLGIPVIDAAQFARLLTAGPDSL; from the coding sequence GTGAACCCGGGTTCTTCTCACTCCTCAGACGAGCACGTTCCCGAGATAGCCGATCCCGAACTCTCCGAAGCCCGGGATGAGGCGCAAGCGCTCACTTCGCGCATTCTCGAACTTCGCGATGCCTACTACGTTCGGGACGAGACGCTTGTCGACGATGCCGAATACGACGGTCTCATCCAGCGGCTCGAAGCGCTAGAGAAGGCGCATCCCGAACTGCAGGGGCAAGACAGCCCGACCCAGCGGGTTGGTGGCCGGGTAGCGACCCTGTTCGACCCTGTGGAGCACGCCGAGCGCATGCTGAGCCTCGACAACGTGTTCTCGCTCGAAGAGTTCGGTGAGTGGGCCGCCAAAGTTCAACGTGACTCGGCTCGCCATATCGATTTCTTGTGTGAGCTCAAGATCGATGGGCTCGCTATCAATCTGCGCTACATCGACGGCGCGCTCGTGAGCGCGGCAACCCGCGGCGATGGTCGCGTCGGCGAAGACGTGACCGAGAACATTCTGCGAGTTGAAGGCATCCCGCAGAGGTTAGCGGGCTCGGGGCATCCGCCCATTGTCGAAGTACGCGGTGAAGTCTTCATTCCGCTGCAACTCTTTCGCGAGTTGAACGCGGAGCAGGCTCGCATCGGAGAGAAAGTTTTCGCGAATCCGCGCAACGCTGCGGCCGGATCACTGCGTCAAAAGTCTGAAGGCAAGAACGACGAGAAGCTGGCAGCAATGCGTCGTCGTTTGTCGTCGCTGCGCATGCTCGTGCACGGCATCGGAGCATGGAATGGCGAGCGCGCCGGCAGCGAGCCGATCCGCACCCAGAGCGAGGTGTACGGCCTTCTTGCAGAGTGGGGTTTGCCCACGAGCCCCTACTTCAAGGTCGTGCCCACGGCGACAGAGGTCGAAGAGTTTATTCGGTACTACGGTGAGCACCGCGACAGCGTTGTGCACGAGATCGATGGCATCGTCATCAAGGTCGACGAACTGGCGCTGCACGAAGAGTTGGGGGCTACATCGCGCGCGCCGCGCTGGGCGATCGCCTATAAGTACCCACCGGAGCAGGTCAACACCAAGTTGCTCGACATCGTGGTCGGCGTTGGTCGCACCGGGCGCGCAACACCGTATGCCGTGATGGAGCCCGCCCTCGTTGCGGGCTCGGTCGTACGCCAAGCTACCCTGCACAACCAAGATGTCGTCAAACGCAAGGGCGTGTTGATCGGAGACACCGTTGTGCTCCGCAAAGCGGGCGACGTCATCCCTGAAGTCCTGGGGCCAGTCGAAGAACTACGCGACGGCACAGAGTATGCCTTCGTGATGCCGACGAACTGTCCGGAATGTGGAACACCACTGCGCGCGATGAAAGAGGGCGATATCGATTTGCGGTGCCCCAACGCGCGCAGTTGCCCGGCACAGGTTCGCGGCCGCATTGAACACGCCGGTAGCCGGGGTGGTCTCGATATCGAGGTGCTCGGTGAAGTTATTGCGCGCGCTCTTGCGCAACCGCGCGAGCCAGCGGTGCCTCCGCTCATCAACGAAGCGGGCCTGTTCGATCTCACGGTTGAAGATATCTTTCCGATCGTGGTCGCTGTTCGTGACTCCGAGACGGGCGAAGTTCTCACCAACGACGATGGTACAGAGCGTCTCGTCATGCCGTTCCGCCGCGCCCGCAAATCCACGGGCAAAGATGCTGATCCCGAATATGACGCCAATGCCGTGGAATTTGCCGGCACTCCCGACTGGGTGCCGTCGAGTAACGCGGTCAAGCTCATCGCCAATCTGAACGAAGCTAAGTCGAAGCCACTCTGGCGATTGCTCGTGAGCTTGAGCATCCGCCACGTTGGTCCGGTTGCTGCGCGTGCCCTCGCCGAATACTTCGGATCGCTCGCGGCGATACGAGAAGCAACCCGCGAGGAGCTTGCCGCGGTCGACGGTGTCGGTCAGATCATTGCGGATTCAGTGGCCGACTGGTTTGACGTTGATTGGCATCAAGAAATCGTTCAACGCTGGGCGGATGCGGGAGTGCGGTGGGCAACGCCCGGTCACCCTGGCCCCGGAGCAGCACAATCCAACGACGGCATTCTCGCCGGGCTCACGATCGTCGCGACCGGCAGCCTGGAAGGGTTTACTCGCGAGGGCGCCCAAGAAGCGATCATTGCGGCTGGAGCAAAAGCGGCGTCGAGCGTAAGCAAGAAGACTGACTTCGTCGCGGCGGGCCCCGGCGCCGGATCGAAGCTCACTAAAGCGGAGCAGCTGGGCATCCCCGTTATCGACGCAGCTCAGTTCGCGCGACTGCTCACAGCGGGCCCCGACTCGCTCTAA